A region of Paenimyroides aestuarii DNA encodes the following proteins:
- the ytxJ gene encoding bacillithiol system redox-active protein YtxJ: MNWKVLEHIDQIDQIINESWNKPVLLFKHSTRCIISKMALKNFESDFSLQDVMDAYYLDLIAYRNISNEIAEVFKVEHQSPQILLIKDGKVIYHASHESIDANVLMKLV, from the coding sequence ATGAATTGGAAGGTCTTAGAACATATAGATCAAATTGATCAAATAATTAATGAATCTTGGAACAAACCCGTTTTGCTTTTCAAGCACAGCACGCGTTGCATCATCAGTAAAATGGCGCTAAAGAATTTTGAAAGTGATTTTTCATTGCAGGATGTGATGGATGCCTATTACTTAGATTTAATTGCTTACAGAAACATCTCAAATGAGATCGCGGAAGTATTTAAAGTGGAGCATCAATCGCCTCAAATTTTATTGATTAAAGATGGTAAAGTTATATATCATGCATCTCACGAAAGTATTGATGCGAATGTTTTGATGAAGTTGGTTTAA
- a CDS encoding PhoH family protein yields MNERIIELEHITPKDFWGPQDIHLEVIKKLYPKLKIVARGTTMKIFGEAEILDQFETRFERILKYYDKYNQLNENIIERLILDDVPQRMDKSDEILVHGLGGKLIKATTPNQQKLVDLVFKNDMVFAIGPAGTGKTYTGVALAVKALKEKQVKRIILTRPAVEAGENLGFLPGDMKEKLDPYMQPLYDALRDMLPPTTLEDYLLKGIIQIAPLAFMRGRTLDNAFVILDEAQNTTHSQMKMFLTRMGKNAKFIITGDPGQVDLPRKVTSGLREALRILEGVEGIGFVFLDDKDIVRHRLVKKIVEAYKKVETANEFASHQNYYQNNQNTENPTS; encoded by the coding sequence TTGAACGAAAGAATCATAGAATTAGAACACATTACCCCGAAAGATTTTTGGGGTCCGCAAGATATACATTTAGAGGTGATTAAAAAGCTGTATCCAAAACTAAAAATAGTAGCCCGCGGAACTACCATGAAAATTTTTGGCGAAGCTGAAATTTTGGATCAGTTTGAAACGCGTTTTGAACGTATTTTAAAGTATTACGATAAATACAACCAGCTCAACGAAAACATTATTGAACGATTGATTTTAGATGATGTTCCGCAACGAATGGATAAATCAGATGAAATTTTGGTGCACGGTTTGGGTGGAAAACTCATTAAAGCCACCACACCTAATCAGCAGAAATTGGTAGATTTGGTTTTTAAAAACGATATGGTTTTTGCCATTGGTCCTGCGGGAACCGGTAAAACCTACACGGGTGTTGCTTTGGCGGTAAAAGCGTTGAAAGAAAAGCAGGTAAAACGTATTATTTTGACCCGACCAGCAGTTGAAGCAGGGGAAAATTTAGGTTTTTTACCGGGCGATATGAAGGAAAAACTCGATCCGTATATGCAACCTTTATATGATGCATTGCGCGATATGTTGCCACCAACCACCTTAGAAGATTACTTGTTAAAAGGAATCATTCAAATTGCTCCATTAGCATTTATGCGCGGACGTACGCTGGACAATGCGTTTGTGATCTTAGACGAAGCCCAAAACACCACCCACAGCCAAATGAAAATGTTTTTAACGCGTATGGGTAAAAATGCCAAGTTTATCATTACGGGCGATCCGGGTCAGGTTGATTTACCACGAAAAGTAACATCGGGCTTGCGCGAAGCGTTGCGCATTTTAGAAGGTGTAGAAGGTATAGGGTTTGTGTTTTTAGACGATAAAGACATTGTGCGCCACCGCTTGGTTAAGAAAATTGTGGAAGCTTACAAAAAGGTTGAAACTGCCAACGAATTTGCATCACATCAAAATTATTATCAGAACAATCAAAATACAGAAAATCCGACGAGTTAG
- a CDS encoding SAM hydrolase/SAM-dependent halogenase family protein, whose amino-acid sequence MSIITLTTDYGIKDHFVAAVKGKILSRMPLVQIVDISHCIDFYNIANASYVLYGAYNNFPKGTIHMVLVEAEMFDQTSFLLAKLNGHYILTANNGTITLLASAEDAIEIIDLKIPDFCSDTISLYNHVAESILNKEPFEELGAPIDYNDCELLVELRPKVADDENAIKGSVIYIDHYGNAVTNITKELFERVRKERKFEIAAKRYRINRINAFYGDFNTENKSLREFEGDMLFIFNDLGFLQMAIYKSDLENVGNAKSLFGVSYRDTVIIEFTE is encoded by the coding sequence ATGTCAATTATTACATTAACAACAGATTACGGTATAAAAGATCATTTTGTTGCAGCGGTTAAAGGTAAAATTTTATCGCGCATGCCGTTGGTTCAAATAGTTGATATTTCGCATTGTATTGATTTTTACAATATTGCCAACGCAAGTTATGTGCTTTATGGAGCGTATAATAATTTTCCGAAAGGTACTATTCACATGGTTTTGGTGGAAGCAGAAATGTTTGATCAAACATCGTTTTTGCTTGCAAAATTAAACGGTCACTACATTTTAACGGCCAACAATGGTACCATTACGCTATTGGCTTCTGCCGAAGATGCGATTGAAATTATTGATTTAAAAATACCCGATTTTTGTTCGGATACCATTTCGCTTTATAATCATGTGGCAGAAAGTATCTTAAACAAGGAACCTTTTGAGGAATTAGGTGCACCAATCGATTACAACGATTGCGAATTGTTGGTGGAATTGCGCCCAAAAGTTGCAGATGACGAAAACGCCATTAAAGGTTCTGTGATTTATATTGACCATTACGGAAACGCTGTTACCAATATCACCAAGGAACTGTTTGAACGTGTTCGGAAAGAACGAAAGTTTGAAATTGCTGCCAAAAGATACCGCATTAACCGCATTAATGCTTTTTATGGTGATTTTAATACAGAAAACAAGTCGTTGCGCGAATTTGAAGGTGATATGTTGTTTATTTTTAATGATTTGGGTTTTTTGCAAATGGCAATATATAAGTCCGATTTAGAAAATGTGGGCAATGCCAAAAGCTTGTTTGGTGTGTCATACCGCGACACCGTAATTATTGAATTTACCGAATAA